One segment of Bacteroides caecimuris DNA contains the following:
- a CDS encoding glycoside hydrolase family 28 protein yields MKRIYLLLSLLAGCLYMQAAIYNVKDFGAKADGKTIDSPAINRAIEAAAKAGGGTVYLPAGEYACYSIRLKSNIHLYLEQGTCILAAFPGKEEGYDSAEPNEHNKYQDFGHSHWKNSLIWGIGLENITISGPGLIYGKGLTREESRLPGVGNKAISLKECRNVTLKDLSMLHCGHFALLATGVDHLTILNLKVDTNRDGFDIDCCRNVRISQCTVNSPWDDAIVLKASYGLGRFQDTENVTISDCYVSGYDKGSVLDGTWQLDEPQAPDHGYRTGRIKLGTESSGGFRNIAITNCIFEHCRGLALETVDGGHLEDIVINNITMRNIVNAPIFLRLGTRMRSPEGTPVGTMKRILISDINVWNADSRYASIISGVPGACIEDVTFRNIHLYYKGGYSEEDGKRVPPEQEKVYPEPWMFGTIPAKGFYVRHARNITFDGIRFHFEQPDGRPLFVTDDAENIEYYNTPKE; encoded by the coding sequence ATGAAAAGAATATATCTACTACTCAGCCTACTCGCCGGTTGCCTGTATATGCAGGCAGCAATCTATAACGTTAAGGACTTTGGAGCCAAAGCGGATGGAAAAACCATCGATTCTCCTGCTATTAATCGTGCAATTGAAGCAGCTGCAAAAGCCGGAGGAGGTACGGTTTACTTACCAGCCGGAGAATATGCCTGTTATTCTATCCGGTTAAAAAGTAACATTCATTTGTATCTGGAGCAAGGTACATGTATTCTTGCCGCCTTTCCCGGAAAAGAAGAAGGATATGATAGTGCCGAACCGAATGAACATAACAAATATCAGGATTTCGGACACAGCCACTGGAAGAATTCCTTAATTTGGGGAATCGGGCTGGAGAACATAACGATCAGTGGGCCCGGACTTATCTACGGTAAAGGGCTGACCCGCGAAGAAAGCCGTCTGCCGGGTGTAGGCAACAAGGCTATCAGCCTGAAGGAGTGTAGAAATGTGACTCTGAAAGATTTATCCATGTTGCATTGCGGACATTTCGCCCTGCTTGCCACAGGAGTAGATCATCTGACTATTCTGAATCTGAAAGTAGATACAAACCGGGATGGATTCGATATTGATTGTTGCCGGAATGTACGTATCAGCCAATGCACGGTGAACTCGCCCTGGGATGATGCCATTGTATTGAAAGCATCCTACGGTTTAGGACGTTTCCAGGATACGGAAAATGTGACGATCAGTGATTGTTATGTAAGCGGTTATGATAAAGGAAGTGTATTGGATGGCACCTGGCAACTGGATGAACCGCAAGCCCCCGATCATGGTTACCGCACCGGACGCATCAAACTGGGAACAGAAAGCAGCGGAGGCTTCCGCAATATTGCGATTACGAATTGTATCTTTGAACATTGCAGGGGGCTGGCATTGGAAACGGTAGACGGAGGACATCTGGAAGATATTGTTATCAACAATATAACGATGAGGAATATTGTCAACGCTCCTATCTTTCTCCGGTTAGGCACACGTATGCGTAGCCCCGAAGGTACGCCTGTAGGCACCATGAAACGTATCCTTATCAGCGACATCAACGTTTGGAATGCCGACAGCCGTTATGCCTCCATCATCAGCGGAGTGCCGGGTGCATGTATTGAGGACGTCACTTTCCGTAATATCCACCTCTATTATAAAGGAGGATATAGCGAAGAAGACGGCAAACGTGTTCCGCCCGAACAGGAGAAAGTATATCCCGAACCCTGGATGTTCGGCACTATTCCCGCCAAAGGATTTTACGTCCGCCATGCACGGAACATCACTTTCGACGGTATCCGCTTCCATTTTGAACAACCGGACGGACGACCGCTTTTTGTAACTGATGACGCAGAAAACATAGAATACTATAACACACCGAAAGAATAA
- a CDS encoding rhamnogalacturonan acetylesterase codes for MKTTIIGLLLLTAMTVNAQEEVRTYQLSDAPRYSKETGYGYDLTATPEKGSKSPFFFSVRVPDGNYKVTVRLGNKKQAGVTTIRGESRRLFVENLPTKKGQFIDETFIINKRNPRISEKEYVRIKPREKAKLNWDDKLTLEFNGDAPVCQSIRIEPADPSVITVFLCGNSTVVDQDNEPWASWGQMIPHFFGTDVCIANYAESGESANTFIGAGRLKKALSQMKKGDYLFMEFGHNDQKQKGPGKGAYYSFMTSLKTFIDEARARGVYPVLVTPTQRRSFDATGHIRDTHEDYPEAMRWLAAKENIPLIDLNEMTRTLYEALGTETSKRAFVHYPAGTYPGQTKAFEDNTHFNPYGAYQIAQCVIEGMKKAVPELAKHLKIDPAYDPAHPDDVNTFHWNESPFTEIEKPDGN; via the coding sequence ATGAAAACCACTATCATAGGCTTACTACTCTTGACTGCAATGACCGTCAATGCCCAAGAAGAAGTCCGAACCTACCAACTGTCGGACGCCCCCCGATATAGCAAGGAGACGGGATACGGATACGATCTCACCGCCACGCCCGAGAAAGGGAGCAAATCACCTTTCTTCTTCTCTGTCCGTGTTCCGGACGGAAATTACAAAGTTACCGTACGCCTGGGAAATAAAAAACAGGCAGGAGTGACCACCATAAGAGGTGAGTCACGCCGGCTGTTTGTTGAAAACCTGCCAACTAAAAAAGGACAATTCATAGACGAAACATTTATCATCAATAAGCGTAACCCTCGTATTTCCGAAAAAGAATATGTACGAATCAAGCCCCGTGAGAAAGCGAAACTGAACTGGGATGATAAACTGACATTGGAATTTAATGGAGATGCACCTGTGTGTCAAAGTATCCGTATCGAACCTGCCGATCCGTCGGTTATCACTGTTTTTCTGTGCGGAAACAGTACGGTAGTCGATCAGGACAATGAGCCTTGGGCTAGCTGGGGACAAATGATTCCTCATTTCTTCGGAACAGATGTTTGCATTGCCAATTATGCGGAATCCGGTGAATCGGCCAATACTTTTATAGGAGCAGGACGTTTGAAAAAAGCATTGAGCCAGATGAAGAAAGGCGATTATCTCTTCATGGAGTTCGGACATAACGATCAGAAGCAGAAAGGTCCTGGAAAAGGAGCTTACTACTCTTTTATGACCAGCCTGAAAACATTCATCGACGAAGCACGGGCACGTGGAGTATATCCCGTACTGGTTACTCCCACCCAACGCCGGAGCTTTGACGCGACCGGACATATCCGCGACACACACGAAGATTATCCGGAAGCTATGCGTTGGCTGGCCGCCAAAGAAAATATACCTTTGATTGACCTCAACGAAATGACTCGGACATTATATGAAGCGTTAGGCACGGAAACATCCAAACGCGCCTTCGTACACTATCCGGCAGGGACTTATCCCGGACAGACCAAGGCTTTTGAAGACAATACCCACTTTAACCCTTATGGCGCTTACCAGATAGCCCAGTGTGTGATTGAAGGTATGAAGAAAGCCGTACCCGAGTTAGCCAAACACTTGAAAATAGATCCGGCATACGACCCGGCACACCCGGATGACGTGAATACATTCCATTGGAACGAATCACCTTTCACAGAAATAGAGAAACCGGACGGAAATTAA
- a CDS encoding glycoside hydrolase family 28 protein, translating into MKSKNILPLLVAGSFFIACTPAKQAGSNSFEWGQVPQQPDLSWADSVGSRQMPGNSLILSANSFGAVADSTVLSTEAIQKAIDSCSVSGGGTVILQPGYYQTGALFVKSGVNLQLDKGVTLLASPHIHHYPEFRSRIAGIEMTWPSAVINIVNEKNAAVSGEGTLDCRGKVFWDKYWEMRKEYEKKGLRWIVDYDCKRVRGILVERSSDVTLKGFTLMRTGFWGCQVLYSNNCTIDGLVINNNLGGHGPSTDGIDIDSSTNILIENCDVDCNDDNICIKSGRDADGLRVNLPTKNIVIRNCIARKGAGLITCGSETSGSIRNILGYNLQAVGTSAVLRLKSAMNRGGTVENIYMTDVKAEKVRHVLAADLNWNPSYSYSVLPKEYEGKDIPEHWRVMLTPVTPPEKGYPHFRNVYVSKIKAENVDEFISASGWNDSLRLENFYLYAIEAQTHKPGKICYTKNFNLSEITLDMKDKKAIELKENEQSNIHFNYAETTPDHRTAGNLAH; encoded by the coding sequence ATGAAAAGTAAAAACATCCTTCCCCTACTCGTTGCGGGGTCGTTTTTTATAGCATGTACTCCAGCCAAACAAGCAGGAAGTAACAGCTTCGAATGGGGGCAAGTACCGCAACAACCGGATTTGTCATGGGCTGACAGTGTAGGAAGCCGGCAAATGCCCGGAAACAGTCTTATTTTATCCGCCAATTCTTTTGGCGCAGTAGCAGACAGCACAGTGCTCAGCACGGAGGCTATCCAGAAAGCAATCGACAGTTGCTCCGTCTCCGGTGGAGGCACGGTCATCCTGCAACCGGGATATTATCAGACAGGGGCATTGTTTGTAAAAAGCGGTGTCAACCTGCAACTGGATAAAGGAGTGACTCTACTGGCTAGTCCTCACATTCATCATTATCCCGAATTCCGCTCACGAATTGCAGGTATTGAAATGACATGGCCGTCAGCAGTGATCAACATTGTCAACGAAAAGAACGCTGCCGTCAGTGGAGAGGGAACGCTGGATTGTCGGGGCAAAGTATTCTGGGATAAATACTGGGAAATGCGGAAAGAATATGAAAAGAAAGGGTTGCGTTGGATTGTGGATTACGACTGTAAACGTGTACGGGGTATTCTCGTGGAACGCAGTTCGGACGTTACTCTTAAAGGATTCACCCTGATGCGGACAGGCTTTTGGGGATGCCAAGTTCTTTATTCCAATAACTGCACCATAGACGGACTGGTCATCAATAATAACTTGGGAGGACACGGCCCCAGTACGGATGGTATCGACATCGACTCGTCCACTAATATTCTGATTGAAAACTGCGACGTCGATTGCAATGATGATAATATTTGTATCAAATCGGGACGCGACGCAGACGGTTTGCGTGTCAATCTCCCCACGAAGAATATAGTAATACGCAACTGTATAGCCCGCAAAGGTGCAGGTCTCATCACCTGTGGCAGCGAAACCTCCGGCAGCATACGAAATATATTGGGATATAACCTTCAAGCAGTAGGCACCTCGGCTGTACTACGGTTAAAGAGTGCCATGAACCGTGGAGGAACGGTCGAAAATATCTATATGACCGATGTAAAAGCAGAAAAAGTCCGCCACGTACTGGCTGCGGATCTGAACTGGAATCCCAGTTATAGTTACAGTGTATTACCTAAAGAGTATGAAGGGAAAGATATTCCGGAACATTGGAGAGTTATGCTGACTCCGGTAACACCACCCGAAAAAGGTTATCCGCACTTCCGCAATGTGTATGTATCGAAGATCAAAGCAGAAAATGTAGATGAATTTATCTCTGCTTCCGGCTGGAATGACTCGTTGCGTCTGGAAAATTTCTATCTTTATGCCATCGAAGCGCAGACCCATAAACCGGGGAAAATCTGCTATACAAAAAACTTCAATTTGTCTGAAATAACATTGGATATGAAAGACAAAAAAGCTATTGAACTAAAGGAAAATGAACAAAGTAATATCCACTTCAACTATGCTGAAACAACTCCTGACCACCGTACTGCTGGGAATCTTGCTCATTGA
- a CDS encoding DUF4450 domain-containing protein — protein sequence MLKQLLTTVLLGILLIDAQAQSLTPPAGTFRLGISEGNESHWLKPKEKVEGIHFQWKALPDSRGFILEVAVTSLQQADNLFWSFGDCQPDMDINVFSVEGQAFTCYYGESMKLRTLQAVTPTEDIRLSNGRQDKTPLLLYESGKRTDRPVLVGRCPLAANSKLYFCFYEQNAQADYNYFMLPDLFAKIDESKHSKNGN from the coding sequence ATGCTGAAACAACTCCTGACCACCGTACTGCTGGGAATCTTGCTCATTGATGCGCAGGCACAATCCCTGACTCCGCCTGCCGGTACTTTCCGGCTGGGAATATCGGAGGGGAATGAAAGTCACTGGCTGAAGCCTAAAGAAAAAGTAGAAGGGATCCATTTCCAATGGAAAGCCCTGCCCGATAGCCGCGGCTTTATTCTCGAAGTAGCAGTCACCTCCTTGCAGCAGGCAGACAACTTATTCTGGAGTTTCGGAGACTGTCAGCCGGACATGGATATAAACGTGTTCAGTGTAGAAGGGCAAGCCTTCACCTGCTATTATGGTGAAAGTATGAAACTCCGCACCTTGCAGGCAGTCACTCCCACTGAAGATATCCGTTTGAGTAACGGCCGCCAGGACAAGACTCCCCTCTTGCTTTACGAATCGGGGAAACGAACAGATCGTCCGGTCCTCGTAGGGCGCTGCCCGCTCGCAGCAAACAGTAAACTTTATTTCTGTTTCTACGAGCAAAATGCACAAGCAGATTATAATTATTTTATGTTGCCGGATCTTTTTGCAAAGATTGATGAATCTAAACATAGTAAAAATGGTAACTAG
- a CDS encoding sugar-binding domain-containing protein encodes MKQLLVSIAIVFASILTATGQNHSFSLSGKWNFQIDREDIGTKEQWFKKSLDDQINLPGSMPEKLKGDEVTARTRWTGSLYDSSYYFNPYMEKYRIEGQVKLPFFLTPDKHHVGVAWYQKKVTIPSNWRGERITLFLERPHIETTVWVNQQKLGMQNSLCVPHVYDLTSAVTPGKTCLITIRIDNRIKEINVGPDSHSITDQTQGNWNGIVGRIELQATPKVHFEDIQIYPDLRNQKALVRMNIQSASSTKGDITLSAESFNADTQHKVAPVQQSFRIRPGDNAIEMELPMGKNFLTWDEFNPALYKLTAKLTNGKQADIKQVQFGMRDFKIEGKWFYVNGRKTMLRGTVENCDFPLTGYAPMDVASWKRVFRICRNYGLNHMRFHSFCPPEAAFIAADLVGFYLQPEGPSWPNHGPRLGNGQPIDKYLMDETIALTKEYGNYASYCMLACGNEPSGRWVAWVSKFVDYWKATDPRRVYTGASVGNSWQWQPHNEYHVKAGARGLSWAGARPESKSDYRARIDTVKQPYVSHETGQWCVFPNFNEIRKYTGVNKAKNFEIFRDILNDNHMGSQSYDFMMASGKLQALCYKHEIEKTLRTPDYAGFQLLALNDYSGQGTALVGVLDVFFEEKGYINAEQFRRFCSPTVPLARIPKFVYTNDETFHADIEVSHFGAAPLQGAKTSYTIKDKFGKVYAKGAVGTQTIPIGNLCALGSVDMSLKGIDTPQKLNLEVCIEGSDAINDWDFWVYPAQVELTQGEVYTTDTLDAKALSVLQEGGNVLITAAGKIQYGKEVKQYFTPVFWNTSWFKMRPPHTTGIFLNEYHPLFREFPTEFHSNLQWWELLNKAQVMQFTDFPAEFQPTVQSIDTWFISRKIGMLFEANVLNGKLMMTSMDITSQPEKRIVARQMHKAILDYMNSDAFRPSATITPEVIQALFTKVAGDVKSYTKDSPDELKPKIN; translated from the coding sequence ATGAAACAACTTTTAGTAAGTATTGCCATCGTATTTGCCTCTATACTGACCGCAACGGGGCAAAATCATTCTTTCAGTTTATCCGGCAAATGGAATTTCCAGATAGACCGGGAAGATATCGGCACCAAGGAACAATGGTTTAAAAAAAGCCTTGATGATCAGATTAATCTCCCCGGCTCCATGCCCGAAAAGCTGAAAGGAGATGAAGTAACCGCCCGCACCCGGTGGACCGGAAGCTTGTACGACAGCTCTTACTATTTCAATCCATACATGGAGAAATATAGAATAGAAGGGCAAGTGAAACTTCCCTTTTTCCTGACTCCCGACAAACATCACGTAGGGGTAGCCTGGTATCAAAAGAAAGTTACAATACCTTCCAACTGGAGAGGAGAAAGAATCACTCTTTTCCTGGAACGCCCGCACATCGAAACGACCGTATGGGTCAATCAACAGAAGCTCGGTATGCAGAACAGTCTTTGTGTTCCTCATGTGTATGATCTGACTTCGGCTGTTACTCCCGGCAAAACCTGCCTGATTACTATCCGCATCGACAACCGCATCAAAGAAATCAATGTAGGTCCCGACTCTCACAGCATCACCGACCAGACCCAAGGTAACTGGAACGGAATTGTAGGACGAATTGAATTACAGGCCACTCCTAAAGTTCATTTTGAAGACATCCAGATATACCCTGATTTACGCAATCAGAAAGCACTGGTACGCATGAACATACAGTCTGCCTCTTCCACCAAAGGAGATATTACACTTTCTGCCGAAAGTTTCAATGCGGACACTCAACACAAAGTAGCTCCTGTTCAGCAAAGCTTCCGTATCCGTCCGGGAGACAATGCGATAGAGATGGAGCTTCCTATGGGAAAAAATTTCCTCACATGGGATGAGTTCAATCCAGCACTGTATAAACTGACAGCAAAACTGACCAACGGTAAACAGGCCGACATCAAACAGGTACAATTTGGAATGCGCGATTTCAAGATAGAAGGAAAATGGTTCTACGTCAATGGTCGCAAAACAATGCTTCGCGGCACAGTGGAAAACTGTGATTTCCCATTGACCGGTTATGCCCCGATGGATGTAGCTTCCTGGAAGCGGGTGTTCCGCATTTGCCGCAACTATGGTTTGAATCACATGCGTTTTCATTCTTTCTGCCCACCGGAAGCTGCTTTTATCGCAGCCGATCTGGTCGGTTTCTATCTGCAACCGGAAGGTCCGAGTTGGCCGAATCACGGACCAAGACTGGGTAACGGACAGCCAATCGACAAATATCTGATGGACGAAACAATTGCCCTGACTAAAGAATACGGAAATTATGCATCTTACTGTATGCTGGCTTGTGGTAACGAACCTTCCGGACGCTGGGTGGCATGGGTGAGCAAGTTTGTCGATTATTGGAAAGCGACAGATCCACGTCGTGTATATACGGGAGCTTCTGTTGGAAACAGCTGGCAATGGCAACCTCACAATGAATACCATGTGAAAGCCGGAGCACGCGGTTTGAGTTGGGCAGGTGCACGACCGGAAAGTAAATCGGATTATCGTGCGAGGATAGACACCGTGAAACAACCGTATGTATCACATGAAACAGGTCAATGGTGCGTATTCCCGAACTTTAACGAAATCCGCAAATATACCGGAGTCAACAAGGCGAAGAACTTTGAGATATTCAGGGATATTCTGAATGATAACCACATGGGAAGCCAAAGTTATGATTTTATGATGGCGTCGGGCAAACTGCAGGCACTTTGTTATAAGCATGAGATTGAAAAAACATTGCGCACTCCCGATTATGCAGGTTTCCAATTGCTGGCTCTCAACGATTATTCGGGTCAGGGAACGGCATTGGTCGGCGTACTGGATGTATTTTTTGAAGAGAAAGGATATATCAACGCAGAACAATTCAGACGTTTTTGCAGCCCGACTGTGCCCTTAGCCCGTATTCCGAAGTTTGTATATACCAATGATGAAACATTCCATGCCGACATCGAAGTTTCCCACTTTGGTGCAGCCCCTCTGCAAGGAGCAAAAACCAGCTATACCATCAAAGACAAGTTCGGAAAGGTGTATGCCAAAGGAGCTGTCGGCACACAAACGATTCCTATTGGAAACCTTTGTGCACTAGGTAGTGTGGATATGAGCCTGAAGGGGATCGATACTCCGCAGAAACTAAATCTGGAAGTATGTATTGAAGGCAGCGATGCCATCAATGACTGGGATTTTTGGGTATATCCTGCACAAGTGGAACTGACACAGGGTGAGGTATATACCACGGATACACTGGATGCCAAAGCTTTATCGGTATTGCAGGAAGGCGGCAACGTTTTGATTACGGCAGCTGGAAAGATTCAATACGGCAAAGAAGTCAAACAATACTTTACTCCGGTATTCTGGAATACTTCCTGGTTCAAAATGCGCCCGCCGCACACAACCGGTATTTTCCTGAATGAATATCATCCTCTTTTCCGTGAATTTCCTACGGAATTTCATAGTAACCTGCAATGGTGGGAATTATTGAATAAAGCCCAGGTGATGCAATTTACCGACTTCCCGGCAGAATTCCAGCCAACCGTTCAAAGCATCGATACTTGGTTCATCAGCCGGAAAATCGGAATGTTGTTTGAAGCAAACGTATTGAACGGTAAACTGATGATGACCAGTATGGATATCACTTCTCAACCGGAGAAACGAATCGTTGCCCGACAAATGCACAAAGCAATCCTGGATTATATGAATTCGGATGCTTTCCGCCCGTCAGCAACTATTACCCCGGAAGTGATACAAGCATTGTTCACCAAAGTAGCAGGAGATGTGAAATCTTATACCAAAGATTCACCGGACGAGCTCAAACCGAAAATTAACTAA